The following coding sequences are from one Ovis canadensis isolate MfBH-ARS-UI-01 breed Bighorn chromosome 25, ARS-UI_OviCan_v2, whole genome shotgun sequence window:
- the LRRC18 gene encoding leucine-rich repeat-containing protein 18: MAKGAKGPKGKKITLAVAKNCIKITFDGKKRLDLSKMGITTFPKCILRLTDVDELDLSRNLIKKIPDAISKFQNLRWLDLHSNYIDRLPETIGQMTSLLYLNVSNNRLTTNGLPVELNQLKNIRTVNLGLNHLDSVPTTLGALKELHEVGLHDNLLSNVPNSISKLPKLKKLNTKRNPFPKAESSDMFMDSIKRLDNLYLVEEKDLCGTCLRKCQQARDKLNKIKSMATAAPRKAIFSTLVSPNSMAKESQEDWRIRSTSP; encoded by the exons ATGGCCAAGGGAGCGAAGGGCCCCAAGGGCAAAAAGATCACCCTCGCCGTGGCCAAGAACTGCATCAAGATCACATTTGATGGAAAGAAACGCCTTGACTTGAGCAAGATGGGAATTACCACCTTTCCCAAGTGTATTTTGCGACTCACGGATGTGGACGAGCTCGACCTCAGCCGGAATttgatcaagaagatccctgatGCCATCTCCAAGTTCCAGAACCTGCGGTGGCTGGACCTGCACAGCAACTACATTGACAGGCTCCCCGAGACCATTGGCCAGATGACCTCCCTTCTCTATCTCAACGTCAGCAACAACAGGCTGACCACCAACGGGCTGCCCGTGGAGCTCAATCAACTCAAGAATATCCGCACTGTGAACTTAGGCCTGAACCATCTGGACAGCGTGCCCACCACACTGGGCGCTCTGAAGGAGCTCCATGAGGTGGGGCTCCATGACAACCTGCTGAGTAACGTTCCCAACAGCATCTCCAAGCTCCCCAAGCTGAAAAAGCTCAACACAAAGCGAAACCCCTTTCCCAAGGCAGAGTCATCGGATATGTTCATGGATTCCATCAAGAGGCTGGACAATCTATATCTGGTGGAAGAGAAGGATCTGTGTGGGACTTGCCTGAGAAAATGCCAGCAGGCCCGGGACAAGCTGAACAAAATCAAGAGCATGGCCACGGCGGCACCAAGAAAGGCCATCTTTTCCACTTTGGTTTCGCCCAACTCCATGGCCAAGGAATCCCAGGAAGATTGGAG GATACGCTCAACATCACCCTAG